DNA from Plectropomus leopardus isolate mb unplaced genomic scaffold, YSFRI_Pleo_2.0 unplaced_scaffold3348, whole genome shotgun sequence:
acagaggacagaggacagaggataGAGGACAGAGGatagaggacagaggacagagaaaagaggacagAGGATAGAGGACAGAGGATAAAGGACAGAGGACACGCCGAGTCTTCGTCCCCAAAGACATCACTCTGTGATGAAGTGGACGAAGGTGACGGGAAAAACTCCTCGCCGGCTCGGGTCTCCTTCAATGTGACCGACCTGAAACACGTCACAAAAGACTCAAGTCAACAAAGTGAAAACGTGacgtcttttattttttaacccgCAGTTTGGAGGTGATGATGTATTTCCTGTTTGGACGGCGTCACTCACCCACCACTCGctgtcctcctccccctccaccaCGATCACCTCCCCCTCCGAGAACGTCAGCTCGTCGGGGTTATCGGCCGCACAGTTATAGATGGCCTTCACCCTCTGAAGCTTCtgcttctacacacacacacacacacacacacacacgcacacacacacacgcacacacacacgcacacgcacgtacacacacacacgcacgcacacacgcacgcacgcacacacacacgcacgcacacacacacacacacacgcacgtacacacacacgcacgcacacacgcacgcacgcacacacacacgcacgcacacacgcacacgcacgcacacacattttatcttgtgtgaattttgtcataataaatgtataaattctTAAGTTTATCATCGAaacaaagtggatgtttgtgccagaaTTGACTAAAATCCCctaaggtgttcttaagatattgtcTTTTACAAACACGTAACGGACACTGTcatagtgacctttgaccttgaccAATAAAGTCTAGTCAATTCATTCTTGACTTAAAGTGGACGTTTGCACTCCcttacaatgttttttaaatatcacattcacgaCATTGAgctggatgcaaggtcacagtgaccttgacctttgaccaccaaaatttaaccagcccattcttgagtccaagtggacgtttgtgccaaatttaaaaaaattccctcaacgTGTTCTCGAAATATGGGATAACAGTGACCAACAAATTCTAATTGGTTGGACCGCCAAAATTTAATCAGCCCATTCTTAAATCTGCGTGGagatttgtgccaaatttgaaaaaaaaaaaaactcaaagcattcttaaattattacattcatGAGCatgtgaccttgacttttgaccagcAAAAAGTAGTAAATTCATTCTTCactcaaagtggacgtttgtgccacatttgaggaaattccctcaggTATTTTTGAGAAATCCCGTTCACAACAATGacatggatgcaaggtcacagtgacctttgaccaccacattataatcagttcatttttgactcagagtggacgtttgtgccaaaaaaaaaattctctcaaggtTCCCTCACATTTATGAGAATGAGACGcacacaaggtcacagtcaTATAActtaaatttgtaaatatttgttttcagtattttatggTTGGGAAACCGTAAAAAAGCCACAGCTTCACTgaaatgaagtgtttgtgtCGGCGGGATGAGCCGTCAGTCTTCATGCTGACGGAAAAACTTACTGCGtcataatttctgtttctgtt
Protein-coding regions in this window:
- the LOC121938788 gene encoding arf-GAP with SH3 domain, ANK repeat and PH domain-containing protein 2-like, translated to MKSPPQRPPVRTASVDRRGSQSKSPQTPTPPTPKPRSTFSKQKLQRVKAIYNCAADNPDELTFSEGEVIVVEGEEDSEWWVGHIEGDPSRRGVFPVTFVHFITE